In Schizosaccharomyces osmophilus chromosome 1, complete sequence, the genomic window TTCATTttgataataaaaaaaaaaaaagataaaaaaatggtATATTGAATCTGCAgtaattttattaaaacttttctcttccaCAAAATTCACGGTACTATTTCATGGGAGTATCCATTCGAAGTACGCCCATTTACGTTGAGCCTTAAGGCTTTGTATTAcccatttgttttttttttataacaTTAAGTAAATAAGGACTTGTCATAGGATCCAACGTTTTACCTTTCCATTTCAGCTTTCAGCTGAAAGATAGAGAACGAATGACAGTGGAAACAGTAAGCAGATTTGGATTTGACTGCCACAAGAGAAATGATCATTTAGTAACATTGTGGTATATCCTGCTCCGTATAAATTCTAGGAACGGccgtaaacaaaccaacGAAAGATGAAGTGCTCGAGGATAGCAATCCTTACAGGAGAtatatagaagaaaatacaaaaggaaaaattataTGATGATAAACGatcctttttgaaacacTGAAAGCGGCCTGACTAACCACAGAGAAATTCGGTTTTCCAATGAAATGAATCTAAGGGTCTCTAGTGTAGCTCTtcattcttattttttgaacccaaatgtttgttttcatgcACGACTGTTTGAGTAGTACATTGCATTATCCTCTGGTCTGGATTTATGGAGCAAACGTATATTTGCAACCTACGGGTAGTACAATCTTTACCGTTTCTCATTTGGCTCTCCTTCTTAATCTTTCCTTTGTCAAtactcttttttatttttttatttatttattttttacccaatatgtaaacaagaaattcaaTCCCAAGTCACAAGTCAAGTGACAAAGACTCTTAATAGGATATCATCCGAGACTACAGGTTTACATTCCTATTTCTTGGAGAAATGGGTTAAATCGAGTTGGAGCAGAATGTCTCTAGAGTTAAATTCTTACCAAATAATGTGTatttacttgttttttttcgatCTCCCGTGTTTTTAAGTACATTTTGCCATTATTCAAGTGTCTTTCTAACTTACATTGAAAATTGGTACCGTTATGCACACTTGCTGTAATGGTTTAGCACCAAGTCGCTGAGGATGCTTTCCTAACTGATGAGTTTTCAAGTCAGTTTGGGTACAAACTCCATACCTCAGTTATATGTTCGGAACAGCaactataaaaaaagggaattgcTTATGAGAACAGTAAAgcaattgttttcttttctcacGAAACCTTCAATGTTTACTGTCTATGAGAGACTGAACCAGAGAATTACAGAGAATATCATAATATTCTATAAATTCTTATAGAAGAATAGTATTCTACTATCAAGTTCCATTGGCGAATAGATGTTTCCAGCGGGTTTCTGAAACCGAATTAGCTAGCACGTTCTAGTACGTTCCTTGAATTTTGGCATAGGTATAAATACAACACCATGATGTCTGTAAACTTCACTGCTGAGAACAACGATCTAAGAAATATTCTCTATTTattcatttaaaaatacctgtttttgttatataatctcttttttttttttttttttaagttGCTGTTTgcatattttttgaaaaatatcttATAAACCCTCTTTAATTTGTGACGAAttattgtttcttttgttaattaattatttttaattatgGCCGATTATCAATTTACCGATAAAGCTGCAAAGACACTTTCGGATGCCTATGGATTAGCTCAATCTTATGGACACTCTCAACTGTCAACTGTTCATCTCGCAGCCGTCTTACTCTCTGAGGCAGACACAAACGGAACATCACTTTTACGGACCATTGTCGAAAAAGCCGGTGGTGATGGCCAAAAGTTTGAACGCAGTATTACAAGCCGACTCGTCCGTCTGCCTGCGCAAGATCCTCCACCGGAACAAATTTCCTTTGCTCCGGAAACTGCGAAGCTATTACGAAATGCACATgaacttcaaaaaaccCAAAAGGATTCTTACATTGCTCAGGATCACTTTATCGCTGCTTTCATTAAGGACGATATTGTCAAATCTCTTTTGACTGACGTTGGTGTCACTCCCAAGTCCTTTGAATTTGCTGTGAATAATCTTCGCGGAAACAAGAGAATTGACTCGAAAAACGCTGAAGAAGGTTTTGATGCCctaaataaatatactATCGATTTGACCGAACTCGCTCGTAACGGTCAGTTGGACCCTGTCATCGGTCGTGAAGACGAAATTCGCCGTGCCATTCGTGTCCTTTCCCGCCGAACTAAAAACAACCCAGTCTTAATTGGTGAACCAGGTGTTGGTAAGACCTCTATTGCGGAAGGTCTTGCTAGTCGTATCATTGACTCTGATGTTCCTGCCAACCTGGCTTCCTGCAAACTCCTTAGTCTTGATGTTGGTAGCTTGGTTGCTGGTTCCAAGTTCCGTGGTGAATTTGAGGAAAGAGTCAAGGCTGTTCTAAAGGAAATCGAGGACAGCGAAACTCCCATCATTCTCTTCGTTGATGAAATGCATCTCCTAATGGGTGCTGGCAGCGGTGAAGGTAGTATGGATGCTGCTAACCTTCTGAAGCCCATGCTTGCGCGTGGTAAATTGCACTGCATTGGTGCAACTACCTTGGGTGAATATAAGAAATATATCGAAAAGGATGCTGCCTTTGAACGAAGATTTCAAATCATCCTGGTTAAGGAGCCTTCAATTGAGGACACCATCTCCATTCTTCGTGGATTAAAGGAGAAATACGAGGTTCATCATGGTGTCACTATTTCCGATCGTGCCCTCGTTTCTTCGGCTCATCTCGCTTCACGCTACCTGACAGCCCGTCGCCTTCCCGACTCTGCTATTGATCTTGTGGACGAAGCAGCGGCCGCTGTCCGTGTTACTCGTGAGTCTCAACCAGAGGTTCTTGACAACCTTGAGCGCAAGCTTCGTCAACTTCGAGTTGAAATTCGTGCTTTGGAACGTGAAAAGGATGAGGTTTCCCGTGAACGCCTTAAGGCCGCTCGGAAAGAAGCTGCTGATGTAGAGGAAGAGACTCGCCCAATTCGCGAAAAATACGAACTTGAGAAGTCTCGTGGTAGCGAACTTCAAGATGCTAAACGCCGTCTTGATGAGCTCAAAGCCAAGGCTGCTGATGCAGAACGCCGTAACGATTTTACTCTAGCAGCTGACTTGAAATATTACGGTATCCCTGATCTCCATAAGCGCATCGAGTTTTTGgaacaacaaaagaaggctGCTGATGCGGATGCTATGGCCAATGCTCAACCTGGTTCCGAACCTTTGTTAATTGATGTCGTTGGACCAGATCAAATTAACGAGATTGTGGCCCGCTGGACTGGTATTCCTGTCACCAGGCTTAAGACAACTGAAAAGGAGCGACTTTTGAGAATGGAGCGCGTCTTGGGTAAACAAGTTATTGGCCAGAAGGAGGCTGTTTCCGCCGTAGCCAATGCTATTCGCTTATCGCGCGCTGGCTTGTCTGATCCCAACCAACCTAtagcttcatttttattttgcgGCCCTTCAGGTACCGGTAAAACATTGCTTACGAAAGCATTGGCTGGATTCTTGTTTGATGATGAAAGTGCAATGATTCGTATTGATATGTCAGAATATATGGAGAAGCATTCGGTCTCCAGATTGATTGGTGCTCCACCTGGTTATGTCGGTCACGAAGCCGGAGGTCAATTGACTGAACAGCTTCGTCGTCGTCCTTACTCTGTCATCTTGTTTGATGAAGTAGAAAAGGCTGCTCCTGATGTTCTAACTGTCCTTTTACAGGTTTTAGATGAAGGTAGAATTACTAGCGGCCAAGGACAAGTTGTGGATGCTAGAAATTCTGTCATTATCATGACCTCTAATTTGGGAGCCGAATATTTGACTACTGATCAGGAAGACGATACTGGGAAGGTTGATGCCTCAACTCGTGAAATGGTTTTGAATACGATTCGCGGATTTTTCCGACCCGAATTTTTGAACCGTATTTCTTCAACTGTGATATTCAACCGTCTTCGTCGTGCCGATATTCGAAGTATTGTCAACAACAGGGTGATGGAAGTGCAAAAGAGGTTGCAAAGTAATCATCGCTCGATTGAGATTGATGTCAGCGAAGAAGCCAAGGACTTATTGGGTAGTGCTGGTTACTCTCCTGCATACGGCGCTCGTCCATTGAACCGTGTCATTCAAAATCAAGTCTTGAATCCTATGGCTGTTCTTATTTTGAATGGTCAACTACGCGACAAAGAAGTGGTACATATCACAGCTAAAAATGGCAAAATTGTTGTATTGCCTAATCACGAATTGCCAAATGAAACTTCAGCAGACGTTGACATGGATGATATGGATGAagttgatgaagaattggaGTAGATGCCTTAAAACTTTGATTACTTAGACATGATTTATCTTTATAATGATTAAGGTTAATTCCATAAATGCTTACGACTAGTGATTAACAGCAAGAGTTGAATatgaacaaacaaaatttcaCTATACtcaatttgtattttacTCTGTAGTCATatactttctttgtaaTCACAAAATACATTtatactttgaaaatagaTACTATTACTAGTAATTTCGCATATACTTTATTTCTACACTTAACAAGCTATAAACacttattttattatttccaTACACGATAACTCCTATTACCTATAAAACGCACTTTCTTCTATATATACCATTAAGGATCAGTTCTGTGTTTCGACTATAGGAATAAGTTCGTATAAGGAAATTTGACGAGTActtttataattattaAACGAATGTTTTAAACTAAAGAAAGACCAAGAACTATTACTTAAgaccattttctttctgttttcCTAGATTTTATTCTATTGGATTGTTCGTCCCGATGAGTTTCTCTCCTGTAGAAGATTTGCATGCTACTCCAAAAGAAGTCAATTCTGAAGATAAGAATGATGTAGAGACAGCGAGTACATCTAGCATTTCTTCAAGTGCCAGTCTTCTAGTGGATATTATGTGTGGCAGCAAAGACGACGAAGACTCTGAAGCGGAATCCGATGAATGGGACCGACCTGGTAAGTAATTACATATCTACGAAATTTAGTCCTCCTCTCAAAGTCCTGTTTACACACTGAACATGTTCAAAAATTGGAGTCGCAATCATGACCTTCGACTCCCTTGCGGCTTAGGTTGAtgggattttttttttttttttatactttttagAGAAATACAAAGCTTTTATTGCTAACTCCTAGCAGCAGTAGATGACGACGAGGTAATCAAGCAGCGCGAAGAGATAATAAAATCTCTTCGTATTTTGGGTAAGAAAAACGacaaaataattttttatatctaACTCATTCATCAGGATATCCTGcgtttttagaaaagcaTGTCTTTGAGCAACAGGTGCCCATTCGGttaattttaaagaaattggGTATATCACTGGTAAGTCTGCTGTGTTCTTATAGGTTTTACTAACTGGTTTATAAGCCTACTGCGTTGGATGATTTTGAGGATTTAGAGTATGTTCCCAAAAGCGATTCATTTCTACAAGGATGACGGCTAATCTTAACATTATAGCCTCCTTCCCTTGTTAAAGGAAGTCTTAAAACGAGAAGCATCACGTCGTTTAAAGTTACCCCAGTACAATACTATTGATGATGTGGTAAAACAACTGCACAAGGCAAAAAATGTCGTTGTTTTAGTAGGAGCAGGTATCAGTACAAGCTTAGgaattttggatttccgGTCGGATAACGGATTCTATGCTAGGCTTGCTCAGCATGGTTTGTCCGAGCCGTCTGAAATGTTTGATATCCATACATTTAGAGAAGAACCGGGAATCTTTTACACTTTTGCCAAAGAATTGCTTCCAGAAACTCATCACTATTCACCATCGCACGCTTTTATTCGTTTActagaacaaaaaaacaagctttctactttgtttacacaaAACATAGACAATTTGGAAAGAGAAACTGGGCTTTCCGAGGAGAAAGTTGTTCAATGTCATGGTAAGATTGATTGCGGTTTGAATTATTTTCTAATAATCAGGTTCTTTTGCTACTGCTACATGTATTCAATGCAAACATAAAGTTGAGGGTTCTTTATTGTACGATGACATTCGAAATCAAAGACTTTCTTATTGTACTGAGTGCAATAAGCCACCCGttaagaaaaggaaactGACAAGTGCAAGTGATCGTGCGTTTTCAGATGTATACAATGgcgaaaatgaaaaagaggaagaagaagaagatatTCCTCAGGCCGGAGTAATGAAGCCTGACATTACCTTTTTCGGTGAGGCGTTACCTgatcaattttttgaaaaagtgGGAAGCGgtgatttggaaaaaacgGACCTTCTGATTTGTATTGGTACATCATTGAAGGTAGCGCCTGTCTCAGAATTAATCAGCTTAGTCCCTGCATCAACTCCCCAAATATACATTTCAAGGACGCCAGTTCGTCATACTCAATTTGATGTAAATTTTATTAGTCCATTCTGCGATTGGGTAATCGTAGAGTTATGCAAGCGGGCCGGATGGTTGGAAGATTTAGAGAAACTTTGCAATGAGCCTAAGTGCCACACTGGAGCCAAGAACAGAGCATGGAATACATCTCTGGATGTACGTTTCCACGAACCCTCGACCTATTACATTAAAAGTAAAGCAGAAGCAGAAGCAGAAGCTTTATGTAAAGAACGTGAAAATGTACCAGGAGAAACGGAGAACGTTTACAAAGATAGCATAGAATCTGATACGAACCAAACTGTTTAGTAAAATGAACATATTATTTCAGTGTTGATGATAAATAAGGTTTTCTACTATTTCAAACTTCGTAATATAGGCTGCATATTAAACATATAGCTTAAAAGtggaaaaataaaaacattaCATATTAACTATAATAACAAAACGACACATTAGAAATAATTAGCATAAAATCAATACAGGACTACGCCCATTTTCCAAGCAAGGCCATGAGAGCAGTACCTGCCATTGCacaaaacaagagaaagcTAAGTTTAAGCCAGTTGCGCTCTCTATTAGGgtcgaaaagaaaatcttgAGCTAATAATTCAACCAAACCAGCATATATAAGGATACCGGAAGAAATTGCGTCCAACACACCCTGAGCAGCGTACGTACCGTGACTAAGAGGATTCCAGTGTTCACGAGCACCCAAACCTGCGGCCATACCAATAggagtaaacaaagcataAGTTCCTCCCATAATCCAGGGTTGAACATTGAAGCCTTTAGGCCAAGCCATACCTGAAAGACGAGCACCTAGACCAGTTCCCTCAAAAGCCTGGTGAAACACTACGACAGGAAATAGAGTTCTGAATTCTTCACCTGAGATAGCTGTGGTCAAACCAATAATTACACTATGTAAAATAATACCGGCTTCTAAGACGAGAAAAGCTCCAATTTGCTGATAAAGTAAGGATTTTCTAGATTCTTCAATGGAGACCAAATCACTGTTTTCAGTGTTGGAGACTGATTTGAGCTTGATTTCTTCGATATCTTTAGGACTACCGGGACGGTTTTCAATGTCCTCTTGACAGTGTTCATGAGAATGAATACCGTAAGCgccttcttcttcatggTTATGGCTATGAGTACCTAAATTGGGGTTATGACAATGGGACATGCCATATCTCCATTCGACAAACCGAGAAAGTATGACTTCAACGATAAACATGAACCAACAAGAAATTAGACATATACCAGGAGCCCAGTCGTAACTCCCAAATAAGTCTTCTACACAGGGATCGTATAACTTATGGCAGGCAGGAGCTAAAAGATGAATGAAAGCGGTAGCCAAAATGACACCAGATCCGAAATAACGACAGAACAAGTAAAAATAGGTGATCACAACACTTGCCTGGTTATTCATGAGATGGGACAAAGTGAGAGGCAGCCAAACTCCAATCaaagaagtaaacaaaataacaaaaattgCACCAATCCGGACGCCCATATGACCATAATCTCCATACTCGTTGGCATCACCAGAGCACTGCACGGGCTCTGCATCACGCTTTTGAAATATATCTTGATCTTCTCTTTTATATAGGAGGAACCGAAGCACTTGGTATGAGTTTTGAGATTGATATTCAGCAACAGCGTTTTTCAGAGTAACCGCTAGACTTGACATACTGACGAGAAGTAATctaaaaaaggaaaaaagatattaaaaaaaagtaataaaaaagaaacagagaaggaagaggaacaaataattaaaagtGTTGGGGGGGGGACACAGCAATTAAAATAAGAACCCAAATTATTCTAAATGAACagcttttgtttaattaaaataagaaaagtAAGAGTTCAATAGAGAGGGAAACGTCGTAATTCGGATCTCATATATTGCTTTCCTTGATGATCAATCGTAGCAATCGAAGGAAGAGCAACTGCAAAGGAAGTAGTGTTATTCTTTTATCCTTTATTTAAtcacaaaaagaatctttaCACTGAGAAGTAGACTTTTTTAACACTTTCAAAGAGGATTTACCAATGTCCTTTacgaaacaaaagtagATCAGAAAGTCCGGAGGAACGAAATTGAATCCGGCTTTTCCAGCgaaaaagctgaaaaaaaaatctaacCGGAAATGAATCAactcttttttgaatgtaTTATGGAGATCCCAGTTGGATGTACAGGAAATCTTTCAGCTTGTTATTGGAAAAATCATTGCAGATCGTTCTCTTAAATAGGATTGACGAGACTGTTTTTTTCCTAAGCCGATCTACACCGATCTACACCGATCAGCCGAAAATGACTGTTTAGAGGCTTTGCAGATCACGTCGATTAGGTAACATGtaggaagaaaatgaaaatctGGTTAAAAACAGCGCATGTTACCTCGTAAGGCGTGCTCCAGCgcatattttttaaaattttcattcCCGGATGGAAAATGAATATCAAAGTGTTGGCTAATAATAAGGAAAAGTAATATAAAATTTCAATAAAGCCTTGTAAATAAGCTCTCGTAATCAATACTTATGACCAAGATGTGGTactcttttgctttcaagtGCATAGGTAGCGATACCAACTTGGTAGATCATCATTTTATTTGCTGatcaataaaagaagattatAGTAGATCATCCTATTGATTGACCATTTCAGTATCTTTTCCGGCGGCCTAATTTTCCGCGATTTACATTGATCCACGGAGTCTAAAAATCATGACTATCATTTGTCGATCTTTTGCTGATCTTCTTTTAAGCCTCAGTCTAGCGAGCActcgtttgtttttccgGAAATGATTTACGTTGATCAACACCACTGCTCATAATTAGCGTCATGCTGTATAAGGCGGCTACGCCAGGCTGTAGATCTCTGTCTCCTTTAAAAATCCTATTATTTATGCGCTgttcaaaagcttctttctatttcttttagttttatAAGTGATAGAGgtatttgattttgaaagatcgttaatgttttctttcattgaTTGATTTACACTTCTGACATAGGTCACGTTGGCGAGTTTCCTTAGCTTCCTTAGCTATTAGTTATGATTTGCGAAGACTTGAGACATCCGGACGCTTCATTGTAGACTCAAAGTTTCACTtgcatcctttttttccttctgtTCGTTCAATGTGGGCTCAATCACCTTCAATATGGACCCATCAAACCAATCCTGATTGACGCAGATCCTACTCGTTAGCAGTACAATTTTTCTACTTCTATTCCATATATAGATCTCTTAGCTgaaacattcttttttaattcttttcaataaataaaaatctttGTATTCATAAACTATTGCATTAATCTCATTCATTCTCATGTAGTTCcattaaaaaacaagctaTTTTTATCTCCACTCTTAATCAAATGGGCAACACCGTCATTTGGATATAACCAATCTGATTATATCaacaaataatttttaagGAAAAAAACGTCTCACTTATAGATCAAGGGCGACTCAAATTTTCTCTTCGGAAAAATAGTAGATACCCTACACTTACAATTACTTGTGACAGTAAGCATATCCAAAATGGCGCGTTTCTAAAGATTTTCAGTCCATCTTCAAATTGCCAAGATgtaaaatccaaaaaaacagaTGATGGCCCAATTCGATTAGGGGCCGTCGCTCTGGCTATCATCGAAGTAATTGTACCCACAATTTGTCCAACCATTAAAGTAGTTGCTAAATGTCTTCGAGTCAAAGTTTGCAAAAGTATCATGCCTATACCCACTCCTTGTATACAATCTAACACTCCTAGCCAAAGCCATAAAATACGACCGACGATGGGACTAGCCGAACCACACCACGGAAGGTAAACACCCATATTGCTGGTTCCCCACATCATCTGTAGCCATCGTGGTGATCCTAATCCTATCCCAAAAACTGGCAAGAGCCATGTATGAGTTCTCGATTTCCATCCAAGCAATATCATTGTCGACAGCCATAACATcgcaaaaaagaaaaacgaaaaaataagaatttTCCAAGGAGAAAGTATCGAGCTCCCCCATAAGTACTTCCACGACCGACCATATAAGGTTGATAACCAATAATTCTGTACTATAGTTGCAACTAAAAACCACAATACAAGTTTCCTTCTTAGCAATGCGGAATAGAATGCTGGAATGTTTCCTGGACTTTGCCAATAGTAATCGGGCAATCCAAAAATAAGTAACACACCACACATTAACATCAAGATTGCTAAGGGCCAGGCAACTGCCGCTACCGCTCCTAAAGGATAAAATTCATGAGGAAAAAGCCGATGGTCTTGAAGTAACCGGTCAATTTTGGATCCCCAGTACCACAGGCAGCTCGCCCATATCTGCTGCAATCCTTGAACAATACATGCTCGTATAATCCAAGCAATCACGCTTGCTCCACCCTCATCTccaaaatttaaagaaaagtacAAAGATCCACTAGCAGAAGCAATGCCATATATCCATCCAGCTAAGTAACTAATCCATATGCGAAATGTTGTGCTTGTTTGGATAAAAGAAGATACTCCAATGAGCGTAAAAGCGACAAAGTACAGTCCGAATGGCAATGTCAAACATACGATGTTTGGTAACTTTCGATAAATATACCACCAGCCAACGGATGAAACTGCAAATATACTACCGACAATATATAGCTGTTCGGCATATTGCGCCGAAGATCCTGATAGAAGTATTAATTGATAAGAACTAGCAGCTAATATTTGCccgaaagaaagaataatgGAATAGACTGGCCATTCACCGAATCTACGCTGCacaaaatatttaattctTGATGTTTGCCTTGTAGGCAAATCCATAGAAGAACCTTCATCATCGATAAGTTCCTTGTCACATATGTTATCCAGTATAGTTGTAACTCTGTTTAAAGGATCATTCATTAAAAGTTGTTTGTCTTCATAGTCAAGAAGCATATTGGGGCGTTGAATTCCAAATCTCAGATTTCGAATACCATcaaaccattcttttttcatttttgttataAACGCCTCAATGCATAGTTCATCTTTAGAATTCTTTGGAGTAAGATCCTTTAGGCTTTGGGTAAAATACTCAAGTGCTTTACCATTGTGATCCGTAAAGTCATCATCTGTTTTCGTTAAGGCAAACTCTTTGTTTCCACTTAGTGTAATGACAGAAGCCAAACTTAACTGAGAgtcattttgctttttatagCGTTCGTTGGGTAAGATAGTTGCTTGGTGTACATCCTCTGATGAATCATTGCATAAGGAGtgttcattttttccaCAACACTGACAAAAAGAGGGATCGCTATTCGAAACCTCGTGTTCACTAGTATTGTGCAATTCTGTGGGAGTACTGTATTCAGATATTATTCTCACAGATGGCTCATATGAGTGCTCTGAGGTTTCAGAGGTCTCTGCATTTTCACTGTTATTCGTTCTGGAAAGTCCGATGAGAAATTCATTATTTGAATTTGCCTCGTGCCCGGGTCCTTCTTTGGATCCCAAGGAATACATCCTATTTAGGTCGGACTGATTATTGAGAGAAGAGGACGCACATTCCTCGTCGTTCATTTGGTCAAAAACGCTTTCGTTGCTTTCGTTGTTAGGCAAACGTACGCTCGatagatttttttgtagAGGGGAAACGAAACGGGAGCCAAATTTCGAAGTCTTTTCTGAaacttttctatattttttactCATTATCACACTGTTTTTCATCAAGTGATCCAATTTCGCTGTCCATTCTAACACAGGAAACCTTTGACGAGCAGATTGAACTCGCAACCGAGCTCGTTGTAGCTCTGACGAACTTAATGCTTTTCGACAAGCTTCCTCAAACTGTTGAATTGTATGAGAAGTCGTGTTCGATTCTACGGAATACCACCATCCCGGCATTTGGCCTAAACCGCCTACTCGCGCTCCAATTCCTAAAGCACCTTTCCTGCCGAATTCTACAGCGACCAATCCAAACGGCTCATCCCTTGAAGGAATTAGGACAAAATCTGCTCCACTGAATATACACGGAGGTAAATGCGTAAACTGCGGTCTCGAGTACACCCGTCCTGGatactttttcatcaagAAATCGAGCTTTTCGGCAGCAAACTTTCCGTATAAGTCTATAATTGGACCAATTGTAATCAGCTGAACATTATAGTCTTCCAAAAGAACTGGCGCTATATCAGCAATCaaatcaattcctttctGCATGGACCATCTGCCCACAAAAACCAACAAATCGGCGGTTTCATCAATATCAAGTCCAGTCCAACTTTGTGCttcccttttttgtttctttttttgttcaataGATTTTTCATCTGTTTCTGCAGCTTCAGAAAGTTCACTCTTAGGCTCAATGCTGGCTGTATCGGCGGGATCAGGATTGGGGagttttccaatttttttcagGCCCCAAAAAATAGGATACCTATCCCTCGAGCGCTTTCCGTATTTACTCGAAACACCTACTACACCATAGCCTTTTTGGTGAATTCGTATATAGGAAACTCCTGCATGTAATAGATTGAAAACATTCCCGAACTGTACATAATTTGTACATGTTTTTATAGATATGTTATACACGGCACAGACTTCggatttttcttctgatgTTCGGAGAGGCCATAAACCCTGAAATTCAGCATTATGTAAAGACATAACACAAGGAATAATACTCGGAAGTAGGTATAAAGGTGCTAAGGCACCATGGTAATCATTGATATGATATAAATCAATTGGATATCTTTTAGCAATTCCAGCAATACACTGATTCCAGGCTGAATAAAATATAGCTGAGCTCAAGTCGTCCATGCGAGGTGGGTAAGGTTCAGAAGTGGTTTGCTTCCTAAAAACGGGAGCTTCTAATAACAAATAGGTAATATTAGATAGATGATGAATATAAACTTTGACTTGGTAGATCTGATCCAAGACAACGACTTCTAAAGGATCGACTTCTTCCTGCACAGGATATTCAACATTTCCAACACAGGGAACAACCCATAATAAATCATGGTGTTGTAAATGTTTTCCCATTAGCTCCGCCATCACTCCCAATCCTCCGAtcttaatttttatttgccAGTCTGGAATGTTGTATTCGAGTGTTGCAACTAAGGCCAGCAATCTTCCTTTAGCAGAATGAGATTGCTGAAATGTTTCCAATTCAAACGATAAAGGTTGTTGAACTTGATCATCTTTTCGGAAAGGCTTGAAAAACTTCCCTTTCCAAACAGTCTTTAGCTGTTCACCATCATTAAGTCGAACTTTATAGAAATAAGTTTTGAAACCCCAAACAGTTAGAATTGCGGATAATAAAGGTGTTGTTGCAAACGTAACAAAAAATAGTATGGATACAGTTGATGACCCCTTAGGGAGGAACTTGAAGGTTTTGCTTAGATCATCGATTA contains:
- the hsp104 gene encoding heat shock protein, disaggregase Hsp104 gives rise to the protein MADYQFTDKAAKTLSDAYGLAQSYGHSQLSTVHLAAVLLSEADTNGTSLLRTIVEKAGGDGQKFERSITSRLVRLPAQDPPPEQISFAPETAKLLRNAHELQKTQKDSYIAQDHFIAAFIKDDIVKSLLTDVGVTPKSFEFAVNNLRGNKRIDSKNAEEGFDALNKYTIDLTELARNGQLDPVIGREDEIRRAIRVLSRRTKNNPVLIGEPGVGKTSIAEGLASRIIDSDVPANLASCKLLSLDVGSLVAGSKFRGEFEERVKAVLKEIEDSETPIILFVDEMHLLMGAGSGEGSMDAANLLKPMLARGKLHCIGATTLGEYKKYIEKDAAFERRFQIILVKEPSIEDTISILRGLKEKYEVHHGVTISDRALVSSAHLASRYLTARRLPDSAIDLVDEAAAAVRVTRESQPEVLDNLERKLRQLRVEIRALEREKDEVSRERLKAARKEAADVEEETRPIREKYELEKSRGSELQDAKRRLDELKAKAADAERRNDFTLAADLKYYGIPDLHKRIEFLEQQKKAADADAMANAQPGSEPLLIDVVGPDQINEIVARWTGIPVTRLKTTEKERLLRMERVLGKQVIGQKEAVSAVANAIRLSRAGLSDPNQPIASFLFCGPSGTGKTLLTKALAGFLFDDESAMIRIDMSEYMEKHSVSRLIGAPPGYVGHEAGGQLTEQLRRRPYSVILFDEVEKAAPDVLTVLLQVLDEGRITSGQGQVVDARNSVIIMTSNLGAEYLTTDQEDDTGKVDASTREMVLNTIRGFFRPEFLNRISSTVIFNRLRRADIRSIVNNRVMEVQKRLQSNHRSIEIDVSEEAKDLLGSAGYSPAYGARPLNRVIQNQVLNPMAVLILNGQLRDKEVVHITAKNGKIVVLPNHELPNETSADVDMDDMDEVDEELE
- the zrt1 gene encoding plasma membrane ZIP zinc transmembrane transporter Zrt1, with product MSSLAVTLKNAVAEYQSQNSYQVLRFLLYKREDQDIFQKRDAEPVQCSGDANEYGDYGHMGVRIGAIFVILFTSLIGVWLPLTLSHLMNNQASVVITYFYLFCRYFGSGVILATAFIHLLAPACHKLYDPCVEDLFGSYDWAPGICLISCWFMFIVEVILSRFVEWRYGMSHCHNPNLGTHSHNHEEEGAYGIHSHEHCQEDIENRPGSPKDIEEIKLKSVSNTENSDLVSIEESRKSLLYQQIGAFLVLEAGIILHSVIIGLTTAISGEEFRTLFPVVVFHQAFEGTGLGARLSGMAWPKGFNVQPWIMGGTYALFTPIGMAAGLGAREHWNPLSHGTYAAQGVLDAISSGILIYAGLVELLAQDFLFDPNRERNWLKLSFLLFCAMAGTALMALLGKWA
- the sir2 gene encoding histone deacetylase, Sirtuin family, NAD-dependent Sir2; amino-acid sequence: MSFSPVEDLHATPKEVNSEDKNDVETASTSSISSSASLLVDIMCGSKDDEDSEAESDEWDRPAVDDDEVIKQREEIIKSLRILGYPAFLEKHVFEQQVPIRLILKKLGISLPTALDDFEDLDLLPLLKEVLKREASRRLKLPQYNTIDDVVKQLHKAKNVVVLVGAGISTSLGILDFRSDNGFYARLAQHGLSEPSEMFDIHTFREEPGIFYTFAKELLPETHHYSPSHAFIRLLEQKNKLSTLFTQNIDNLERETGLSEEKVVQCHGSFATATCIQCKHKVEGSLLYDDIRNQRLSYCTECNKPPVKKRKLTSASDRAFSDVYNGENEKEEEEEDIPQAGVMKPDITFFGEALPDQFFEKVGSGDLEKTDLLICIGTSLKVAPVSELISLVPASTPQIYISRTPVRHTQFDVNFISPFCDWVIVELCKRAGWLEDLEKLCNEPKCHTGAKNRAWNTSLDVRFHEPSTYYIKSKAEAEAEALCKERENVPGETENVYKDSIESDTNQTV